Proteins from a genomic interval of Desulfovibrio desulfuricans:
- the ispH gene encoding 4-hydroxy-3-methylbut-2-enyl diphosphate reductase: protein MDVYRAKTAGFCMGVSLALQKLNTALERKGGAPETTRICTLGPIIHNPQVLAEYESRGVVCVKEAAQLHPGDVAVIRAHGITRQVEEQVKQSGADIVDATCPKVKKAQLSIGRATADGATLLLFGEADHPEVRGLVSYACGPAHVFGTAAELESLHLAENKAYVLASQTTQDRQIFQEIVEDLRTRIADLVVLSTICDATRERQEEARNIASCVDVMVIIGGRQSGNTRRLADVASLNGIDTYLVERVEELAAENFSQKNRAGLTAGASTPKSLIDAAHLWLQSL from the coding sequence ATGGATGTTTACCGAGCCAAGACAGCGGGCTTTTGCATGGGCGTGAGCCTGGCCCTGCAAAAACTTAACACTGCGCTGGAGCGCAAGGGGGGCGCCCCCGAGACGACCCGCATCTGTACCCTTGGCCCCATCATCCACAATCCGCAGGTTCTGGCGGAGTATGAGTCGCGCGGCGTGGTCTGCGTCAAGGAAGCCGCGCAACTGCACCCCGGCGATGTGGCGGTTATCCGCGCGCACGGCATCACGCGGCAGGTTGAGGAGCAGGTCAAGCAAAGCGGGGCCGACATTGTGGACGCCACCTGCCCCAAGGTAAAAAAAGCCCAGCTTTCCATCGGGCGGGCCACCGCTGATGGCGCAACCCTGCTGCTTTTTGGCGAGGCGGATCACCCGGAGGTGCGCGGGCTGGTTTCTTACGCCTGCGGCCCGGCCCATGTGTTCGGCACGGCGGCAGAGCTTGAGTCCTTGCACCTTGCCGAAAACAAGGCCTATGTGCTGGCCTCGCAGACAACTCAGGATCGACAGATATTTCAGGAAATTGTGGAAGATCTGCGCACGCGCATTGCTGACCTTGTGGTGCTTTCCACCATTTGCGACGCCACCCGCGAGCGGCAGGAGGAAGCCCGTAACATTGCCTCCTGTGTGGATGTCATGGTAATCATAGGTGGAAGGCAGAGCGGAAACACCCGCAGACTGGCTGATGTGGCCTCTTTGAACGGTATCGACACCTACCTTGTGGAGCGTGTCGAAGAGCTGGCCGCAGAAAATTTTTCGCAAAAAAATCGTGCAGGTCTAACGGCTGGCGCATCTACGCCGAAAAGTCTTATTGACGCGGCTCATTTGTGGCTGCAGTCGCTTTAA
- a CDS encoding tRNA dihydrouridine synthase gives MTKVFQLPTCPANPDSLPFGPEHPWLAPLAGYSDLPFRLLCREYGAAVCVTEMVSAKGLVYESPGTNELLMTLPEDQPLVVQLFGAEAFFLARAVELLRQSGFGWFDLNMGCSVSKVLRQSAGAAMLGDTENVLAVARAMIEAAGRGRVGFKLRLGLDDARPVLPDLALRLEDAGAGWLTLHPRTARQGFGGAAQWEAIAMLAQRLTIPLLASGDLFSAEDGVNCLERTGASGVMYARGAMHNPAIFADHAALLAGNALVQADAPRLRAMISRHLELARAHCPGKAALWKMRSVVPRYVRTLPGARALRQELCRCNDWEELDRLLDIFLGSPD, from the coding sequence GTGACCAAGGTTTTTCAACTGCCAACCTGCCCCGCAAACCCCGATTCCCTGCCCTTTGGCCCCGAGCATCCCTGGCTGGCCCCGCTGGCCGGATACAGCGATCTGCCCTTTCGTCTGCTCTGCCGCGAATACGGCGCAGCCGTGTGCGTTACCGAAATGGTCAGCGCCAAGGGCCTTGTTTATGAAAGCCCCGGCACCAACGAACTGCTCATGACCCTGCCCGAAGACCAGCCGCTGGTGGTGCAGCTTTTCGGCGCGGAGGCATTCTTTCTGGCCCGCGCGGTGGAACTGTTGCGTCAGTCCGGCTTTGGCTGGTTTGACCTGAACATGGGCTGTTCTGTTTCCAAGGTTTTGCGCCAAAGTGCGGGCGCGGCCATGCTGGGCGATACGGAAAACGTGCTTGCCGTGGCCCGCGCCATGATTGAGGCCGCAGGCCGTGGCCGTGTGGGCTTCAAACTGCGTCTGGGCCTGGACGACGCCCGCCCGGTGCTGCCCGACCTGGCCTTGCGCCTTGAGGATGCGGGCGCTGGCTGGCTGACCCTGCACCCACGCACAGCCCGTCAGGGTTTTGGCGGCGCAGCGCAGTGGGAGGCTATTGCCATGCTGGCCCAACGCCTGACCATTCCCCTGCTCGCCAGCGGTGACCTCTTTAGCGCGGAAGACGGCGTGAATTGCCTTGAGCGCACCGGGGCCAGCGGCGTCATGTACGCCCGTGGGGCCATGCACAATCCAGCCATCTTTGCGGACCACGCGGCCCTTCTGGCCGGGAACGCGCTGGTTCAGGCCGATGCCCCCCGTTTGCGGGCTATGATTTCACGGCATCTGGAGCTTGCCCGCGCCCACTGCCCCGGCAAGGCCGCCCTGTGGAAAATGCGCTCCGTGGTGCCGCGCTACGTGCGCACCCTGCCCGGCGCACGGGCCTTGCGTCAGGAGCTGTGCCGCTGTAATGATTGGGAAGAGCTTGACCGGTTACTGGATATTTTTCTGGGAAGCCCTGACTAG
- a CDS encoding SulP family inorganic anion transporter, translating into MRAARLFPFLETIRNYSAQDFKADMTAALTVTPMAVPQAMAYAIIAGVHPQYGIYACMLPVVLAALWGSSRFMAAGPTNAISMIIFSTLATISVGGELISTMPEESRMSYIFGMALLCGLIQLGMGLARLGDLVNFISHSVMVAFSTGAALLIAAGQLYMAMGLTGPKPSGFFNQMFGALHGLPFINYWSLGIAVGTIVLTVFFKRLSPRFPASLAALGVITLFAAVFSVDERGVPLVGVIPSVVPPFSLPPSFDLDAVRDLFMPALAIALLGTVESLAIGKQLANIKGDAFDGSQELIGQGLGNIAAGLTSGIPGCGSFTRSALVVTSGGRTRMGTVFSGILALPLLFVLAPLISWLPLPALSGILLLISFKMIDIDAIRLCVVATSVDRAVLLITFLSTLLFDLEKAIFIGVLLSLTLFIYKTAHPRVNRLHKGDPLLREGPAELPQGITVYMIEGTLFFGAIHELERLLYAEDSEPTRLVVLHLSRVFWIDASGAHALSQFIERCYARSLPVILVVGSPSVRTILRRTGLLDYLSNGFVADTTGEGLRLAAAMLNRFACSDAQCATAGADATEAQPEQTVQAAAPAPASHGPDYMAQSARVALDPQGNVLPAEQTAPAENSAEPPRVTKERP; encoded by the coding sequence ATGCGAGCCGCCCGGCTTTTTCCCTTTCTTGAGACCATCAGGAATTATTCCGCCCAGGATTTCAAGGCGGACATGACGGCGGCCCTTACCGTGACGCCCATGGCTGTGCCTCAGGCCATGGCCTATGCCATTATTGCCGGGGTTCACCCGCAGTACGGCATCTATGCCTGCATGCTGCCCGTGGTGCTGGCCGCTCTGTGGGGATCCTCCCGCTTTATGGCCGCCGGCCCCACCAACGCCATCTCCATGATTATTTTCTCCACCCTCGCTACCATCAGCGTGGGCGGCGAACTGATCAGCACTATGCCCGAAGAATCGCGCATGTCCTATATTTTCGGCATGGCGCTCCTGTGCGGGCTTATCCAGCTGGGCATGGGGCTGGCGCGGCTGGGCGATCTGGTCAATTTTATCTCGCATTCGGTCATGGTGGCCTTTTCCACCGGAGCGGCGCTGCTCATTGCCGCAGGGCAACTCTACATGGCTATGGGCCTGACCGGCCCCAAACCCTCGGGCTTTTTCAACCAGATGTTCGGCGCGCTGCACGGCCTGCCCTTTATCAATTACTGGAGCCTCGGCATTGCCGTTGGCACCATTGTTCTGACCGTGTTTTTCAAGCGCCTGTCGCCGCGCTTTCCCGCATCACTGGCCGCGCTCGGCGTGATTACGCTCTTTGCCGCCGTATTCAGCGTGGACGAAAGGGGCGTTCCGCTGGTTGGCGTCATACCAAGCGTTGTGCCGCCTTTTTCCCTACCCCCTTCATTTGATCTGGACGCAGTGCGCGACCTGTTCATGCCCGCGCTGGCCATTGCCCTGCTGGGCACGGTGGAATCACTGGCCATTGGCAAACAACTGGCAAACATCAAGGGTGATGCGTTTGACGGCAGCCAGGAGCTTATCGGTCAGGGCCTCGGCAATATCGCCGCTGGCCTTACCTCGGGCATTCCCGGCTGCGGCTCCTTTACCCGTAGCGCCCTTGTGGTCACATCCGGCGGCAGAACGCGCATGGGCACGGTGTTTTCCGGCATTCTCGCCCTGCCGCTGCTGTTTGTGCTGGCCCCACTCATAAGCTGGCTGCCGCTCCCCGCCCTGAGCGGCATACTGCTGCTCATTTCCTTCAAGATGATAGATATTGACGCTATCCGCCTGTGCGTTGTGGCAACCAGCGTGGACAGGGCCGTGCTGCTCATCACCTTTTTGTCCACTCTGCTGTTTGATCTTGAAAAAGCCATCTTCATAGGTGTGCTGCTTTCCCTCACGCTGTTTATTTACAAGACTGCCCACCCACGTGTGAACAGGCTCCACAAGGGCGATCCGCTGCTGCGCGAAGGCCCCGCCGAACTGCCGCAGGGCATCACCGTGTACATGATTGAAGGCACCCTGTTTTTCGGGGCCATCCACGAACTTGAACGTCTGCTGTATGCCGAGGACAGCGAGCCCACCCGGCTTGTGGTGCTGCATCTTTCACGCGTGTTCTGGATTGATGCGTCAGGGGCGCATGCGCTGTCGCAATTTATCGAGCGCTGTTACGCCCGCAGCCTGCCGGTTATTCTTGTGGTGGGCAGCCCCTCGGTGCGTACCATCTTGCGGCGCACAGGCCTTCTGGATTATCTCAGCAACGGTTTTGTGGCCGACACCACGGGCGAAGGCCTGCGGCTGGCCGCAGCCATGCTGAACCGCTTTGCATGCAGCGATGCCCAGTGCGCGACCGCAGGCGCAGATGCAACCGAGGCGCAGCCAGAGCAAACCGTGCAGGCAGCCGCGCCTGCCCCCGCCAGCCATGGTCCGGATTATATGGCGCAGTCTGCCCGCGTGGCGCTGGACCCCCAAGGCAACGTACTGCCCGCCGAACAAACCGCCCCTGCGGAAAATTCCGCCGAACCGCCGCGCGTGACCAAGGAGCGCCCGTGA
- a CDS encoding OmpH family outer membrane protein, with translation MRIRFFMPLALLLSFMLFACQQGDNNAQPKVAVVDMARVMRDSEPGKAGVKFLESLQGDMQTKLNDIQQRLEANPKDAEAQKELQAVYMSAQQRMQVEQQNVVNLLYDAIQRVINTYRTEKGYAVIISTEAVAAFDSKSDVTNEVLELVNKQKLDFKSVTPEAEKAPEAAAPKAETPKDDKAAKAKK, from the coding sequence ATGCGAATCCGTTTTTTTATGCCGCTGGCTCTGCTGCTGAGCTTCATGCTTTTTGCCTGCCAACAGGGCGACAATAATGCCCAGCCCAAGGTGGCGGTGGTGGATATGGCGCGCGTGATGCGCGATAGCGAACCTGGCAAGGCCGGCGTGAAGTTCCTTGAAAGCCTTCAGGGCGACATGCAGACCAAGCTTAACGACATCCAGCAGCGCCTGGAAGCCAACCCCAAGGACGCTGAAGCGCAGAAAGAACTGCAGGCCGTCTACATGTCTGCCCAGCAGCGCATGCAGGTGGAACAGCAGAATGTTGTAAACCTGCTGTATGATGCCATTCAGCGCGTGATCAATACCTATCGCACTGAAAAGGGCTATGCCGTCATTATCAGCACTGAAGCTGTCGCCGCTTTTGATTCCAAGAGCGATGTGACCAATGAAGTGCTGGAACTTGTGAACAAGCAGAAGCTTGATTTCAAGTCTGTGACGCCCGAAGCTGAAAAGGCTCCGGAAGCCGCCGCCCCCAAGGCCGAAACGCCCAAGGATGACAAGGCTGCCAAGGCCAAAAAGTAA
- a CDS encoding FAD-dependent oxidoreductase, translated as MSEKILVVGGVALGPKAACRCKRLMPDAEVMLVDENVFISYGGCGIPYYVSGEIQNLDDLRSTPYHTVRDTEFFRDMKGITVRTQTRALAIDRAAKTLLVKDVVSGKEEKLPYDKLVLATGASPRVPPIEGKDLKNVLSLTRLEAAGAIRAACQEGKVSEAVIVGGGFIGLEAAVALADMWGVKVSVVEMMDQILPGVLSQPLSLMAANDCLTHKVDVFTSEKVLRLEGENGTVTKVVTDKREIPAQLVIFAAGFIPNGQLAKDAGLEVAPFGAVVVDEHMRTTDPSIYAGGDCVAIKNIITGKIGYLPLGSMANRQGRTIGTNLAGGNARFPGFVGTWAVKLFDLSFCGVGLTVDRARKEGFDAMSVSVEQLDHAHFYPEKAMMSLELVVDKATSRVLGIQGACADPDSLKARIDAVAAALQYSKPTVEDISNLEIAYAPPFASAMDVVNVVANVADNALSGRFTPVTADQFMDLWKKRSENHVFFIDARPAAAGKAVQEKYPDWHAMPLEEIAARISEVPKDRPVAIICNTGLRAYDSLLVLARNGVTNVVNSTGGMQAAIKMGLSL; from the coding sequence ATGTCTGAAAAAATTCTGGTAGTTGGTGGTGTTGCCCTGGGGCCCAAGGCGGCTTGCCGCTGCAAGCGCCTCATGCCCGATGCGGAAGTGATGCTTGTGGACGAAAACGTCTTCATTTCCTACGGCGGTTGCGGCATCCCCTACTACGTGTCCGGTGAGATACAGAATCTCGACGACCTGCGCTCCACACCCTATCATACTGTGCGCGACACCGAATTTTTCCGCGATATGAAGGGCATCACCGTGCGCACACAGACGCGCGCCCTGGCCATTGACCGGGCTGCCAAAACCCTGCTCGTCAAGGACGTTGTTTCCGGCAAGGAAGAAAAGCTGCCTTACGACAAGCTGGTGCTGGCTACCGGCGCAAGCCCGCGCGTGCCCCCCATTGAAGGCAAGGATCTGAAAAACGTGCTTTCCCTGACCCGTCTGGAAGCCGCCGGAGCCATCCGAGCAGCTTGCCAGGAGGGCAAGGTGAGCGAGGCGGTCATTGTGGGCGGCGGCTTCATCGGCCTTGAGGCTGCCGTGGCCCTGGCCGATATGTGGGGCGTGAAAGTCAGCGTTGTGGAAATGATGGATCAGATTCTGCCCGGCGTGCTTTCCCAGCCTCTTTCACTCATGGCCGCCAACGACTGCCTGACCCACAAGGTTGACGTTTTCACCTCTGAAAAAGTGCTGCGCCTTGAAGGCGAAAACGGCACTGTCACCAAGGTGGTCACGGACAAGCGCGAAATCCCCGCCCAACTGGTGATCTTTGCCGCTGGCTTCATCCCCAACGGGCAGCTTGCCAAGGATGCCGGGCTGGAAGTTGCCCCCTTTGGCGCGGTGGTGGTGGACGAGCACATGCGCACCACCGACCCCTCCATCTATGCGGGCGGCGACTGCGTGGCGATCAAGAACATCATCACCGGCAAGATCGGCTACCTGCCCCTGGGTAGCATGGCCAACCGCCAGGGCCGCACCATCGGCACCAACCTTGCTGGCGGTAATGCCAGATTCCCCGGCTTTGTGGGCACCTGGGCCGTCAAACTCTTTGACCTTTCCTTCTGCGGCGTGGGCCTTACAGTTGACCGCGCCCGCAAGGAAGGATTCGACGCCATGAGCGTCAGCGTGGAGCAGCTCGACCACGCCCACTTCTACCCCGAAAAAGCCATGATGAGCCTTGAACTGGTGGTAGACAAGGCCACCAGCCGGGTGCTTGGCATTCAGGGCGCCTGCGCCGACCCCGACTCGCTCAAGGCCCGCATTGATGCGGTGGCTGCGGCCCTGCAATACTCCAAGCCCACGGTGGAAGACATCTCCAACCTTGAAATCGCATACGCCCCGCCCTTTGCCTCGGCAATGGACGTGGTCAACGTGGTTGCCAACGTGGCCGACAACGCCCTCTCCGGGCGCTTCACCCCAGTGACCGCCGACCAGTTCATGGACTTGTGGAAGAAACGCAGCGAAAACCACGTGTTCTTTATTGATGCCCGTCCTGCGGCGGCTGGCAAGGCCGTGCAGGAAAAGTATCCCGACTGGCACGCCATGCCGCTGGAAGAAATCGCCGCCAGAATCAGCGAGGTGCCCAAGGACCGCCCTGTTGCCATTATCTGCAACACAGGTCTGCGCGCCTATGACAGTTTGCTGGTGCTGGCCCGCAATGGCGTGACCAACGTGGTCAACTCCACGGGCGGCATGCAGGCAGCCATCAAGATGGGCCTCTCGCTGTAA
- the selB gene encoding selenocysteine-specific translation elongation factor: protein MAVVLGTAGHIDHGKTSLVRALTGIDCDRLQEEKRRGITIELGFAWVDLPGGERLGIVDVPGHERFVKNMVAGAAGVDFVMLVIAADEGIMPQTREHLEICSLLGIRTGLVALTKTDMVDADWLEMVQEEVRGFLQGTFLEGAPIFPVSATTGDGVDTLRDHLARVAAELPAQRRSDIFRLPVDRVFSMKGHGTVVTGTVISGVCNLGDELRFMPPDLPTRARGLQRHGKAADSVQPGQRCAVNVQGLDVEEIERGFVLARPGELFPSNRWLVRLTCLSSAPRAMRQRVEIHFHHGTRECAARVVFRDRDKLAPGETALAELRFKEPMVGVFGDHCVLRAYSPLRTVAGGLLVSPLPPELRAKDPELADKLRLLQELPELRDAAEAIGGGKAEAKARDEARAALVRGALTLRGIEGADEARLRALTGLARSAVEAALQLLSTRGDAICWDKENRCWVGKIPFEKLLAASLERGADLHRREPLKPGFTRGALCTGWSRNLPPKLVQKVLDQALKQGDLVIEGEGLRLQSHTVSLAADQAGLRQKLLDAHASAGLTPPNAKDVLEELGVTPKEAAPVLRLLCEAGELVKIKDGLYYHGPALADILERVRGWFTTHDNLDVGGLKELLGLSRKYLIALLEYMDNERITVRVGDQRRFRGR from the coding sequence ATGGCAGTAGTGCTAGGCACGGCAGGGCATATAGATCACGGCAAAACTTCGCTGGTACGGGCGCTTACAGGCATTGACTGCGACCGCCTGCAAGAAGAAAAACGCCGGGGCATCACCATTGAACTTGGCTTCGCCTGGGTTGACCTTCCCGGCGGCGAGCGGCTGGGCATCGTGGATGTGCCGGGGCATGAGCGCTTTGTCAAAAACATGGTGGCTGGCGCGGCTGGCGTGGACTTTGTCATGCTTGTTATTGCCGCGGACGAAGGCATCATGCCCCAGACGCGGGAACATCTTGAAATCTGCTCCCTGCTGGGCATACGCACCGGTCTTGTGGCCCTTACCAAGACAGACATGGTGGACGCCGACTGGCTCGAAATGGTGCAGGAAGAAGTACGCGGGTTCCTGCAAGGCACCTTTCTTGAAGGTGCGCCCATCTTCCCCGTTTCCGCAACCACAGGCGATGGCGTGGACACGCTGCGCGACCACCTTGCGCGCGTGGCTGCCGAGCTGCCCGCCCAGCGGCGCAGTGATATTTTTCGCCTGCCGGTGGACCGCGTATTCAGCATGAAGGGACACGGCACCGTTGTGACGGGCACTGTCATTTCCGGCGTGTGCAACCTTGGCGATGAACTGCGCTTCATGCCGCCCGATCTGCCCACCCGCGCACGCGGGCTGCAACGTCATGGCAAGGCCGCCGATTCGGTGCAGCCGGGCCAGCGCTGCGCCGTCAACGTGCAGGGGCTGGATGTGGAGGAAATCGAACGCGGCTTTGTGCTGGCCCGCCCCGGCGAACTGTTCCCCTCCAACCGCTGGCTGGTCAGGCTCACCTGCCTTTCCTCCGCCCCCAGAGCCATGCGCCAAAGGGTGGAAATCCACTTCCACCACGGTACGCGCGAATGCGCGGCGCGGGTGGTCTTTCGCGACAGGGACAAGCTGGCCCCCGGCGAAACCGCGCTGGCGGAACTGCGTTTCAAGGAACCCATGGTGGGCGTATTTGGCGACCACTGCGTGTTGCGGGCCTATTCGCCCCTGCGCACGGTTGCTGGCGGGCTGCTGGTTAGTCCTCTGCCGCCCGAACTGCGGGCCAAAGACCCTGAACTGGCCGATAAGCTCCGGCTGTTGCAGGAGCTGCCAGAACTTCGCGATGCGGCAGAAGCCATCGGCGGCGGCAAGGCCGAAGCCAAGGCGCGCGATGAAGCCAGGGCTGCGCTGGTACGCGGCGCACTGACCCTGCGCGGTATTGAAGGCGCTGACGAAGCGCGGCTGCGCGCCCTGACGGGCCTTGCCCGATCCGCTGTGGAGGCGGCGCTGCAACTGCTTTCCACCCGTGGCGACGCTATCTGCTGGGACAAGGAAAACCGCTGCTGGGTTGGCAAAATTCCCTTTGAAAAACTGCTGGCCGCCAGCCTTGAACGCGGGGCTGACCTGCACCGCCGCGAACCTCTCAAACCCGGATTCACCCGGGGGGCCCTGTGCACGGGCTGGAGCCGCAACCTGCCCCCCAAGCTGGTGCAAAAAGTGCTGGATCAGGCCCTCAAGCAGGGCGATTTGGTCATCGAGGGCGAGGGACTGCGCCTGCAATCGCATACGGTAAGCCTGGCCGCCGACCAGGCAGGCCTGCGCCAAAAGCTGCTGGACGCGCATGCCAGCGCGGGGCTGACCCCGCCCAACGCCAAGGACGTGCTTGAGGAGCTTGGCGTCACGCCCAAGGAGGCCGCCCCGGTGCTGCGCCTGCTTTGCGAGGCTGGCGAACTGGTCAAGATCAAGGACGGCCTGTATTACCACGGCCCGGCCCTGGCCGATATTCTTGAACGTGTGCGCGGCTGGTTCACCACCCACGACAATCTTGATGTGGGCGGCCTGAAAGAACTCCTGGGGCTTTCTCGCAAATATCTGATCGCCTTGCTGGAATATATGGATAATGAACGCATAACCGTGCGCGTGGGCGACCAGCGCCGTTTTCGCGGGCGTTAG
- a CDS encoding transglycosylase SLT domain-containing protein, whose translation MRSALQPSDGGRLKAVPTPTGMPMKQRNTILLISLGLAAALLVLGLLAGFVPQSEGPELRRRASGMVARLRPEDMPVPIQAQGDGVRQWAVRGAVEPHSEQTSGGSPRTRQAADASASARPVPGTDKTQGTSSAMGSATGKATGQASGQDMTRRIVSFGPAGVILDTGEPSLAFSGDAQGDFAPLLALDGVSIPLLVSNQPRDYGDALDAAGRPLRWVTPAAMLAGYSPRVVRRAAIEVLRHGTVFDNFVGDIDDNDMEKLQARARRYQNLVENFSRRYNLSTELVYAIIHSESDFSPTLVSNKSAMGLMQVVPDTANDEVHKYLYGRMGDVGFDDLRVPETNIRYGTTYLHILFTRYFSGVHNPLAREYCAIAAYNMGPNRFLRLYGKTMEEAVDTINAMTVDAFYRDLATRLPARETRFYVARVQRMKAQYASLR comes from the coding sequence ATGAGATCAGCCCTACAACCGTCAGACGGCGGCAGGCTCAAGGCCGTGCCGACGCCCACGGGGATGCCCATGAAACAACGTAACACAATATTGCTCATATCGCTCGGCCTTGCCGCCGCCTTGCTGGTGCTCGGCCTGCTGGCCGGTTTTGTGCCGCAGAGCGAGGGGCCGGAACTGCGCCGCCGCGCCAGCGGCATGGTGGCCCGCCTGCGTCCCGAAGACATGCCCGTTCCCATTCAGGCGCAGGGCGACGGTGTACGCCAGTGGGCCGTGCGCGGGGCGGTGGAGCCGCATTCTGAACAAACATCCGGGGGCAGTCCGCGGACGCGTCAGGCTGCCGATGCCAGCGCATCTGCCCGCCCGGTACCTGGTACGGACAAAACTCAGGGGACATCCTCAGCGATGGGCTCTGCGACAGGCAAGGCTACAGGTCAGGCCTCAGGTCAGGATATGACCCGGCGCATTGTTTCCTTTGGGCCAGCCGGCGTCATCCTTGATACTGGCGAACCATCACTGGCCTTTTCAGGCGACGCGCAGGGCGATTTTGCACCTCTGCTGGCCCTGGACGGTGTTTCCATCCCGCTTCTGGTCAGCAACCAGCCCCGCGATTACGGCGATGCCCTTGATGCGGCGGGCCGCCCGCTGCGCTGGGTGACTCCCGCGGCCATGCTGGCGGGCTATTCGCCCCGCGTGGTGCGCAGGGCGGCCATTGAAGTGCTGCGCCACGGCACTGTTTTTGATAACTTTGTGGGCGATATTGACGATAACGACATGGAAAAACTACAGGCCAGAGCCCGCCGTTATCAGAATCTGGTGGAGAATTTTTCGCGCCGCTACAATTTGAGCACCGAGCTTGTGTACGCCATCATCCACAGCGAAAGCGACTTTTCGCCAACCCTGGTCAGCAACAAGTCGGCCATGGGCCTCATGCAGGTAGTGCCCGATACCGCCAACGACGAGGTGCACAAATACCTTTACGGGCGCATGGGCGACGTGGGTTTTGACGACCTGCGCGTGCCGGAAACCAACATCCGCTATGGCACCACCTACCTGCACATCCTGTTCACCCGGTATTTTTCCGGGGTGCACAACCCGCTGGCAAGGGAATATTGCGCAATTGCCGCCTACAATATGGGGCCGAACCGTTTTCTGCGGCTCTACGGCAAAACCATGGAAGAAGCCGTGGACACCATAAACGCCATGACGGTTGACGCCTTTTACAGGGATCTTGCCACGCGCCTGCCAGCCCGTGAAACACGTTTCTACGTTGCCCGGGTGCAGAGAATGAAGGCCCAGTACGCCTCGCTGCGCTGA
- a CDS encoding chemotaxis protein yields MAQTNILLEAGTNELEVVEFYLEEFTPPSADAPQLDENGEPVPAKPYRGYYGVNVAKVLEIIRMPKVTALPEVQHPSVLGAFNLRSRIIPLVDLAMWLGKTHPAKEEQPKTIVTEFNNVTTAFMVSGVNRIHRISWEKVEPPNKYVAAVSNNTVIGVVKLEDRIIFLLDLEKVVANLNPKLGLRLDDLGDDWTNEGYRALVADDSALIREMQRDLLEKAGFTVEVVSNGRAAWDRLLDFKKSAEEGNRPITDFVHVVVSDIEMPVMDGLNLTLRIKEDSMLKKLPVLLFSSLITEKLRHKGVSVGADDQISKPEVTQLAHRAMALIKAREQGEA; encoded by the coding sequence ATGGCCCAGACCAATATTCTGCTGGAAGCCGGCACCAACGAGCTGGAAGTGGTGGAGTTCTATCTTGAAGAATTCACCCCTCCTTCTGCCGATGCGCCGCAGTTGGACGAAAATGGCGAACCCGTTCCCGCCAAGCCCTATCGCGGCTACTACGGTGTCAACGTGGCCAAGGTGCTTGAAATTATCCGCATGCCCAAGGTGACGGCACTGCCCGAAGTGCAGCACCCGAGCGTGCTGGGTGCTTTCAACCTGCGCTCGCGCATTATTCCGCTGGTGGATCTGGCCATGTGGCTGGGCAAAACCCACCCAGCAAAAGAAGAACAGCCCAAAACCATTGTGACGGAGTTCAATAACGTCACCACAGCCTTCATGGTTTCCGGCGTCAACCGAATCCACCGCATCAGCTGGGAGAAGGTTGAACCGCCGAACAAGTACGTTGCTGCCGTGTCCAACAATACGGTCATCGGCGTGGTCAAGCTTGAAGACCGCATCATCTTTCTCCTCGACCTTGAAAAAGTGGTCGCCAACCTCAATCCCAAGCTGGGCCTGCGGCTTGACGATCTGGGCGACGACTGGACAAATGAGGGGTACCGGGCCCTTGTAGCCGACGATTCCGCCCTTATCCGCGAAATGCAACGCGACCTGCTGGAAAAGGCGGGCTTTACCGTTGAGGTTGTTTCCAACGGACGCGCTGCCTGGGATCGTCTGCTGGATTTCAAAAAGAGCGCCGAAGAAGGCAACCGCCCCATTACCGACTTTGTGCACGTGGTGGTTTCGGACATCGAAATGCCGGTCATGGACGGCCTCAATCTTACCCTGCGCATCAAGGAAGACTCCATGCTCAAGAAGCTGCCGGTACTGCTCTTTTCTTCACTCATTACCGAAAAGCTGCGCCACAAGGGCGTGAGCGTGGGTGCGGACGACCAGATTTCCAAGCCGGAAGTTACCCAGCTGGCTCACAGGGCCATGGCCCTCATCAAGGCCAGGGAGCAGGGCGAAGCCTAA